In Nitrospirota bacterium, a single window of DNA contains:
- a CDS encoding glycosyltransferase: protein MPRPSWTRRLRIHHVVTSLDLGGAEKHVASLAQAQARSGHRVCVTYLKGSGALRASLDQHGIHSESLGVNGWLRYSPIAQLNGALRKGNPDIVHAHLFPAEVYASLASPGIKPWKLVATKHNDEDFLRKRRYSFLHRLLSSNQDAVICPSQYLRRFTTETGIRPTLPTFVIPYGIDPTEPSVHRESSSLRKAWGIPKDAVVFGFLGRFVPQKGLDVLIDALASVRKKCQCKLVLAGRGPLEASLKKKVSEAGLESRVVFAGFHSNPWPLYRAMDVFVLPSLWEGFGRVLLEAMLVGLPIVASRASSIPEIVEEGGTGRLVPSGDSASLATALLDLARHPHIREAMGRRGRALVKKRFSLDSMVEATEHVYRSVLH from the coding sequence GTGCCGCGACCATCGTGGACGCGGCGCCTCCGGATCCACCATGTCGTCACGTCCCTCGACTTGGGTGGCGCGGAGAAGCACGTCGCCAGTCTGGCCCAGGCGCAGGCCCGGAGCGGCCACCGAGTTTGCGTCACCTATCTGAAAGGATCCGGCGCGCTCCGTGCCTCGCTGGATCAGCACGGCATTCACTCTGAATCGCTCGGTGTGAACGGCTGGCTGCGCTATTCACCCATCGCCCAATTGAACGGCGCCCTGCGCAAAGGCAATCCGGACATCGTGCATGCCCACCTTTTTCCCGCTGAGGTCTATGCCTCCCTGGCTTCGCCGGGAATAAAGCCGTGGAAATTGGTGGCGACCAAGCACAACGACGAAGATTTTCTTCGCAAACGGCGCTATTCTTTCCTACATCGACTCCTGTCATCGAATCAGGATGCCGTCATCTGCCCGTCCCAATACCTCCGGCGATTCACAACGGAAACTGGCATCCGGCCCACACTGCCGACGTTCGTCATCCCCTATGGAATCGACCCGACGGAACCTTCGGTCCACCGCGAATCCTCGTCGCTGAGGAAGGCGTGGGGCATCCCCAAGGACGCGGTCGTGTTCGGCTTCCTCGGGCGGTTCGTGCCGCAAAAAGGGTTGGACGTCCTGATCGATGCGTTGGCCTCAGTCCGGAAAAAGTGTCAATGCAAACTTGTCCTCGCCGGCCGGGGCCCGCTGGAAGCGTCCCTCAAGAAGAAAGTCTCCGAAGCGGGCCTGGAATCGCGGGTGGTCTTCGCCGGATTCCACTCCAATCCCTGGCCCCTCTACCGTGCGATGGACGTCTTCGTGCTCCCCTCTCTCTGGGAAGGTTTCGGTAGGGTTCTCTTGGAAGCGATGCTTGTCGGACTGCCCATTGTCGCCAGCCGCGCAAGCTCGATACCGGAAATCGTCGAGGAGGGCGGAACGGGTCGCCTCGTACCCTCCGGCGACAGCGCCTCGTTGGCCACGGCTCTCCTCGACCTCGCCCGGCATCCGCACATTCGAGAGGCCATGGGAAGGCGCGGTCGAGCGCTCGTCAAGAAACGATTCTCTCTCGATTCGATGGTCGAGGCCACGGAACACGTCTATCGCTCAGTCCTTCATTGA
- a CDS encoding glycosyltransferase family 4 protein, with protein sequence MPAKLLLLVTQSDDGGAQRYVNDLAVGLTDRRYKVTVACGPGGPLIARLRRNKVDVRVIADLARPIRPWKDGRAFWEIYSLIHDGPYDLVHSNSSKAGFLARVAGRAAAGKRHLFTAHGFVFQEERSQAARSAFLLLEKAAGMLTDRLITVCDADRELALQHRIVPCERVITIHNGILPSPPLPTAESRKRLALPARIPVVGTVANMYPNKGLMDFVAAARHVIQRHPKTFFAVIGHGPQYLEVVEAIRQAGLNDRFRLYGQIEEAWKLVSAFDVFVLSSRKEGMPYSILEAMNAGVPVVATRVGGIPEAIEDNVEGLLTPSGAPDEMAHQVDRLLRDRALGRTLASRARRKLVHYFNIDRMIDETERVYESLL encoded by the coding sequence ATGCCGGCAAAACTCCTCCTCCTGGTAACCCAATCCGATGACGGTGGGGCGCAACGATATGTGAACGACCTCGCCGTCGGTCTCACCGACCGCCGATACAAAGTCACCGTGGCCTGCGGTCCGGGCGGTCCCCTGATTGCGAGGCTCCGCCGGAACAAAGTTGACGTTCGGGTCATCGCCGATTTGGCCCGGCCCATCCGGCCATGGAAGGACGGGCGGGCCTTCTGGGAAATCTACTCTCTTATCCACGATGGCCCCTACGACCTTGTTCACTCGAACAGCTCGAAAGCCGGCTTCCTTGCCCGGGTGGCCGGCCGCGCCGCAGCCGGAAAGCGGCATCTTTTTACGGCGCACGGTTTCGTTTTCCAGGAGGAGAGGTCTCAGGCCGCTCGGAGTGCCTTCCTGCTACTCGAAAAAGCCGCGGGGATGCTGACCGACCGTCTCATCACCGTCTGCGATGCAGATCGCGAGCTGGCGTTGCAGCACCGAATCGTTCCCTGTGAGCGCGTCATCACCATCCACAACGGCATCCTTCCGTCCCCCCCGCTTCCGACCGCCGAGAGCCGGAAACGGCTGGCGTTGCCGGCTCGCATTCCCGTGGTGGGCACGGTGGCCAACATGTACCCCAACAAAGGACTGATGGATTTCGTGGCCGCGGCCCGGCATGTCATTCAGCGCCATCCAAAAACCTTTTTCGCCGTGATCGGTCACGGCCCCCAGTACCTGGAGGTGGTGGAGGCGATCCGGCAAGCGGGGCTCAACGACCGGTTCCGGCTCTACGGCCAGATCGAAGAGGCCTGGAAACTCGTGAGCGCATTCGACGTGTTCGTTCTGTCCTCACGCAAGGAGGGAATGCCCTACTCCATTCTGGAAGCGATGAACGCCGGTGTGCCGGTGGTCGCCACACGGGTTGGGGGTATCCCGGAGGCCATCGAGGACAACGTCGAAGGTCTGCTCACACCGTCCGGCGCTCCGGATGAGATGGCCCATCAGGTCGATCGCCTTCTCCGCGACCGCGCTCTCGGTCGCACTCTCGCCTCGCGAGCTCGCCGCAAGCTCGTTCACTATTTCAATATCGACCGAATGATCGACGAGACGGAACGGGTGTATGAATCCCTGCTGTGA
- a CDS encoding glycoside hydrolase family 88 protein encodes MKRHAPETLAWDWGPAVLAYGILDLYEATGDSAYRTYVEAWARHHARGYKPIWSDNVAPIAAATRVARWSCDPELLALSDRAWLYLTEEAPRTPSGGISHLGIFASGSVQLWVDSLFMFGSFLLERGRTLDDPAVWDLFASQIRIFSVSLQDAGGFFRHALIEGAPVPSDPVFWARGNGWIANIVPRFLEVMPRSHVERSEIERIASRLLSAVVATQDEGGLWWTVLNRPGESYLETSATALFADGLIRGAALGLVDEADAAVVSGRALSAIKGRIIRRDGMAVVGGTSTGTVPGSFEKYAAVPQKDDVDYGLGAVLMALTSPK; translated from the coding sequence ATGAAACGACACGCGCCGGAAACGCTCGCGTGGGATTGGGGACCCGCTGTGCTGGCGTACGGCATTCTGGATCTGTACGAGGCCACGGGCGATTCCGCGTACCGCACCTACGTCGAGGCCTGGGCGAGACATCATGCGCGAGGCTACAAGCCGATCTGGAGCGACAATGTTGCCCCAATAGCCGCTGCCACTCGAGTGGCACGGTGGTCGTGTGATCCGGAACTCCTAGCTCTATCCGATCGGGCTTGGCTCTATCTGACCGAGGAGGCGCCGCGGACGCCCTCCGGCGGCATCAGCCATCTGGGGATTTTTGCGAGCGGGTCGGTCCAACTCTGGGTCGATTCCTTGTTCATGTTTGGAAGTTTCCTCCTGGAACGCGGGCGAACCCTCGATGACCCGGCGGTATGGGATCTTTTTGCATCACAGATTCGGATCTTCTCGGTGAGTCTTCAGGACGCCGGCGGTTTTTTCCGCCACGCGTTGATCGAGGGAGCGCCGGTCCCCTCCGATCCCGTGTTTTGGGCAAGAGGTAACGGATGGATTGCGAACATCGTGCCCCGATTTTTGGAAGTCATGCCGCGTTCACATGTCGAGCGGTCCGAAATCGAGCGGATCGCATCCCGGCTGCTCTCGGCCGTTGTCGCCACTCAGGACGAAGGCGGATTGTGGTGGACGGTGCTGAATCGCCCGGGGGAGTCCTATCTGGAAACGTCCGCGACCGCGCTCTTCGCGGACGGTCTCATCCGGGGAGCGGCATTGGGGCTGGTGGATGAGGCCGACGCCGCCGTGGTGAGCGGCCGTGCTCTCTCCGCCATCAAGGGCCGAATCATTCGGCGGGATGGAATGGCCGTCGTTGGCGGCACTTCCACCGGAACCGTTCCCGGGAGTTTCGAGAAGTATGCCGCCGTTCCTCAAAAGGATGACGTTGACTACGGCCTCGGCGCCGTTCTGATGGCGCTTACGTCCCCGAAGTAA
- a CDS encoding indole-3-glycerol-phosphate synthase: protein MPTLKEVLERKRRTIEEKKRRRPADAMLEGPAQDHAKISFVQSVRNGHEGNVIIAEFKRASLTKTFLDGEEDPASHFEAYQNAGAAAVSVLTEEHFFHGDLADIETAKRCVDVPVLMKDFVLDEYQICEGLGAGADMVLLIVRLLSDQQLEKFHALTQRLKIEALVEVCSPEDLRRALVIEPELIGVNSRDLDTLRVDTGMFEEMAPLLPAGAVKIAESGIRSPDQIPGLRRLGYDGFLIGEALMAHGDPAGLLRSFVEAK, encoded by the coding sequence ATGCCCACGTTGAAGGAGGTGCTCGAACGAAAGCGCAGGACGATCGAGGAGAAAAAGCGCCGCCGGCCCGCCGACGCCATGCTGGAAGGTCCTGCCCAGGATCACGCCAAGATTTCCTTTGTTCAGTCGGTTCGCAACGGGCATGAGGGGAACGTGATCATCGCCGAGTTCAAGCGCGCTTCTTTGACCAAGACCTTCCTGGATGGTGAGGAGGATCCTGCATCCCACTTTGAGGCCTACCAGAACGCCGGGGCGGCCGCGGTATCGGTGCTGACCGAGGAACACTTCTTCCATGGGGACCTCGCGGATATCGAGACGGCCAAGCGGTGCGTGGACGTTCCGGTCCTGATGAAGGATTTCGTTCTGGATGAGTACCAGATCTGCGAAGGATTGGGCGCCGGTGCGGACATGGTCCTGCTCATCGTGCGCCTTCTATCGGATCAACAATTGGAGAAGTTTCACGCGCTCACCCAGCGGCTCAAGATCGAGGCCTTGGTGGAGGTCTGTTCGCCGGAAGATCTCAGGCGAGCCCTTGTGATCGAGCCGGAATTGATCGGTGTGAACAGCCGCGATCTCGACACCCTCCGAGTGGACACCGGGATGTTCGAAGAGATGGCGCCGCTTCTGCCTGCCGGCGCGGTGAAAATCGCCGAAAGCGGGATCCGGAGCCCCGACCAAATTCCGGGATTGCGCCGGCTCGGCTACGACGGCTTCCTGATCGGCGAGGCCCTGATGGCCCACGGGGATCCGGCGGGCCTTCTGCGATCCTTTGTGGAGGCGAAGTAG
- a CDS encoding tryptophan synthase subunit alpha produces MSGIQRRLRSLRGRGRKALVPFVTAGDPDLRFTEAVIPELERAGADMIEIGVPFSDPVADGVVIQASAQRALKKGVSLRKVLALVRRVRPKVSCPLILMGYANPFLSYGIERVARDAAASGVDGFILIDLPPEEAEPARRAFKSRGLDLIFLLTPASPKERIALVARQASGFIYFVSYTGVTGAGTARDKQVAPHVRRIRARSKLPVLIGFGIRDPKQARALAHSADGVAVGTALIKEIEKAASAKSRLARAHSFVGSIRKALDS; encoded by the coding sequence ATGAGCGGGATTCAGAGGCGATTGCGATCGCTCCGAGGCCGGGGCCGCAAAGCTCTTGTGCCGTTTGTCACTGCGGGCGATCCGGATTTGAGATTTACCGAGGCCGTGATCCCGGAATTGGAGCGTGCCGGGGCGGACATGATCGAGATCGGGGTACCCTTTTCCGATCCGGTGGCCGATGGCGTGGTGATCCAGGCTTCCGCTCAGCGCGCTCTGAAGAAAGGGGTCAGCCTGCGAAAGGTGTTGGCGCTCGTGCGTCGGGTTCGACCGAAGGTGTCGTGCCCGCTGATTCTCATGGGGTACGCCAACCCGTTCCTGAGCTATGGAATCGAGCGCGTGGCCAGGGATGCGGCAGCCAGCGGGGTAGACGGGTTCATTCTCATCGACCTGCCGCCGGAAGAGGCGGAACCCGCCCGCCGCGCCTTCAAGAGTCGGGGTTTGGACCTGATCTTTCTCTTGACGCCGGCAAGCCCGAAAGAAAGAATCGCGCTCGTGGCGAGACAGGCTTCGGGATTCATCTACTTTGTTTCCTACACGGGCGTGACGGGTGCGGGAACGGCGCGGGACAAGCAGGTGGCTCCGCACGTGCGTCGAATCCGGGCAAGGTCGAAACTGCCGGTTCTGATCGGTTTCGGCATCCGCGATCCCAAGCAAGCCCGTGCCCTGGCCCATTCGGCCGACGGTGTTGCGGTGGGGACCGCCCTCATCAAGGAAATCGAGAAGGCGGCGTCGGCGAAGAGCCG
- a CDS encoding phosphoribosylanthranilate isomerase, protein MVPAQPATDPDRVAAAPVSSGGLKVKICGITNAKDAEKSIEAGADALGFIFYENSPRSIKPEKAREIIEVLPPFIATVGVFVDVPEAQVRKVKSMTGIRLFQFHGQEPPSFCERFRPHAIKALRMQGAQWYEALRMYHVSGFLLDGYAAEGESSPQDRRQWVQAKSAAEKWRVILAGGLGPGNVAHAVQLVRPYGVDVARGVEVKPGMKDWVKVRDFIQSARGA, encoded by the coding sequence GTGGTCCCCGCGCAACCCGCAACCGACCCGGATCGAGTAGCCGCCGCACCTGTTTCAAGCGGTGGACTCAAAGTGAAAATTTGCGGCATCACGAACGCCAAAGATGCCGAGAAAAGCATCGAGGCGGGCGCCGATGCCCTCGGGTTCATCTTTTACGAGAACAGCCCTCGGTCGATCAAGCCCGAGAAGGCGCGCGAGATCATCGAGGTGCTGCCTCCGTTTATCGCGACAGTCGGAGTTTTCGTAGACGTCCCGGAAGCGCAGGTCCGGAAGGTGAAGTCGATGACCGGAATCCGACTTTTTCAATTTCACGGTCAGGAACCGCCGTCGTTCTGCGAACGGTTCCGTCCCCATGCAATCAAGGCATTGCGGATGCAGGGGGCACAGTGGTATGAGGCGCTCCGCATGTATCATGTATCCGGATTCCTGCTCGATGGGTATGCCGCGGAGGGCGAATCGTCTCCCCAGGACCGGCGCCAGTGGGTCCAAGCCAAGAGCGCGGCGGAGAAGTGGAGGGTCATCCTTGCGGGCGGGCTTGGGCCGGGCAATGTGGCGCACGCCGTTCAATTGGTCCGACCGTACGGCGTGGATGTTGCCCGGGGAGTGGAAGTCAAACCCGGCATGAAGGATTGGGTCAAGGTGCGGGATTTCATCCAGAGTGCGAGGGGGGCCTGA
- a CDS encoding diguanylate cyclase, producing the protein MADYEQTIFVRPTATPGQLKPANLVVLCGPYKAKVLPLTEEALTVGRDASAVFRVEGDPFMSRIHAKFMKEPARYVLLDNNSTNGVIVNGQKIKDAELRNGDRIQLGSTHLKFVSQDGLERAIGGEVEFLATHDGLTGFWEKDPYSNKLTDEINGLRLNPKTMSVGLIEIDDFEAISKAQGFDAADLILFSVSNFLKQTITPKDQIGRIDPRIFAILFIHDAGRDFEKWAPRVQEVIKRTPFTVMGAKMKFTLSIGGQLWRHDFKVPDVWLSYARVQLDWARKIGGGGFKFSK; encoded by the coding sequence ATGGCCGACTACGAGCAAACGATTTTCGTTCGCCCCACCGCCACACCCGGCCAACTCAAACCCGCCAACCTCGTCGTCCTCTGCGGCCCCTACAAGGCCAAAGTCCTGCCCCTCACGGAGGAGGCGCTCACAGTGGGGCGGGATGCCTCTGCCGTTTTCCGGGTCGAAGGCGATCCCTTCATGTCCCGGATTCATGCCAAGTTCATGAAAGAGCCGGCCCGGTATGTCCTCCTCGACAACAACAGCACGAACGGCGTCATCGTAAACGGCCAGAAAATCAAGGACGCGGAACTCCGGAACGGCGATCGCATCCAACTCGGCTCGACCCACCTCAAGTTCGTTTCACAGGACGGCCTCGAACGCGCCATCGGGGGTGAGGTGGAATTCCTCGCGACGCATGACGGCCTCACGGGCTTCTGGGAAAAAGATCCTTACAGCAACAAGCTGACCGACGAGATCAACGGGCTACGACTGAATCCGAAAACGATGTCCGTCGGCCTTATTGAAATCGACGACTTCGAAGCCATCAGCAAGGCACAGGGTTTCGACGCCGCCGATCTCATCCTGTTCTCCGTTTCCAACTTCCTGAAACAGACGATCACTCCGAAAGATCAAATCGGGCGGATCGATCCGAGGATCTTCGCCATCCTTTTCATCCACGATGCCGGACGCGATTTCGAAAAGTGGGCTCCCCGCGTACAAGAGGTCATCAAACGCACGCCCTTTACGGTCATGGGTGCAAAGATGAAGTTCACCCTATCGATCGGCGGCCAGCTCTGGCGCCACGATTTCAAAGTGCCGGATGTGTGGCTCTCGTACGCCCGCGTTCAGCTCGATTGGGCGCGAAAAATCGGCGGAGGTGGGTTCAAGTTTTCAAAGTGA
- a CDS encoding IclR family transcriptional regulator: protein MKKKKDEYAILSILKCMELLEMFCKTEQMELGVSDLSKKVGLSKNQIFRILMTLTARGYVEQNRATQNYRLGPKVVELCRAFTRNATITRFAHRFLEEFRSKVGETVLLGVPNGQKAVCVDLVESPEPVRVVTQIGSPMPYHATALGKAQLAFQGDDDVDRRLPKELSRHTAKTLVDRKKVMEQLQEVAKNGWALEDEEYLEGVRSIAMPIYDYTPQVVGSVSVAAPSYRMSEGRIRAEILPELKLVALHLSKRLGYSEPAPVAR, encoded by the coding sequence ATGAAGAAGAAGAAGGACGAGTACGCCATCCTGTCCATCCTCAAGTGCATGGAACTCCTTGAGATGTTCTGCAAAACGGAACAGATGGAGTTGGGTGTTTCCGACTTGTCCAAGAAAGTTGGGCTGAGCAAGAACCAAATCTTCCGAATCCTGATGACGCTTACCGCCCGGGGGTACGTGGAGCAGAACCGCGCCACGCAAAACTATCGATTGGGTCCGAAAGTGGTGGAGTTGTGCCGTGCGTTCACCCGAAATGCGACCATCACCCGGTTTGCGCACCGTTTTCTTGAGGAATTTCGATCCAAAGTGGGTGAAACGGTACTCCTCGGGGTCCCCAATGGTCAAAAGGCGGTCTGCGTGGACCTGGTCGAATCGCCGGAACCGGTCCGCGTCGTAACCCAGATCGGCTCGCCCATGCCGTATCACGCGACCGCGCTCGGTAAGGCCCAGTTGGCGTTCCAAGGGGACGACGATGTGGACCGTCGGCTCCCGAAAGAGCTGTCGCGGCATACGGCCAAGACGCTGGTTGATCGGAAGAAGGTGATGGAGCAGCTTCAGGAAGTCGCGAAGAACGGCTGGGCGCTTGAAGATGAGGAATATCTGGAGGGGGTTCGCTCGATCGCCATGCCGATTTACGATTACACGCCGCAGGTGGTCGGGAGTGTCAGCGTGGCCGCGCCCTCCTATCGGATGTCCGAGGGGCGCATCCGCGCTGAGATCCTTCCGGAATTGAAGCTCGTCGCCCTGCATCTTTCGAAGCGGCTCGGATATTCGGAGCCGGCGCCGGTCGCGCGGTAG
- a CDS encoding ketoacyl-ACP synthase III, with product MPQTAIIGTGHHVPPRVVTNDDLAKLMPTSDEWITQRTGIKERHYSDGENGSDLAKIACEHALEAAGRKAEDVELIIYATLSADHEFPGSGCFLEPKLGVKPGTPALDIRNQCSGFLYGLHVADGLIRQGLYKTVLLVGAEVHSHGLEFTERGRDVAVIFGDGAAAVVLSPTEDNGRGLLASAIHADGRFARDLWLEAPGCYSKPRVNLKDIEDGRHFPRMDGKKVFVNAIQKMPEVIGEVLAKTGHKIEDIDLFIAHQANLRICDAVAQRLGLPPEKMYNNIQRYGNTTAASIPLALDECVRAGRVKKGDLLCFAAFGAGYTWGAALLRW from the coding sequence ATGCCGCAAACAGCCATCATCGGCACGGGACACCACGTCCCGCCGCGCGTCGTGACCAACGACGACCTGGCGAAGCTGATGCCCACGTCGGACGAATGGATCACCCAGCGCACCGGCATCAAAGAACGTCACTATTCCGATGGCGAAAACGGATCCGATCTTGCGAAAATCGCATGCGAACACGCCTTGGAAGCCGCGGGCAGGAAGGCCGAAGATGTCGAACTCATCATCTACGCCACGCTCTCGGCCGATCACGAGTTTCCCGGCAGCGGCTGCTTCCTCGAACCCAAACTGGGAGTCAAGCCGGGGACACCGGCATTGGACATCCGCAACCAATGCTCCGGGTTTCTATACGGTCTGCACGTGGCGGACGGTCTGATCCGGCAGGGCCTCTACAAGACGGTCCTGCTCGTGGGCGCGGAGGTCCACTCGCACGGCTTGGAATTCACGGAGCGGGGACGGGACGTGGCGGTGATTTTCGGCGACGGCGCCGCCGCGGTCGTGCTCTCGCCCACGGAGGACAACGGACGCGGCCTGCTCGCATCCGCCATCCACGCCGATGGCCGGTTCGCGCGGGATCTCTGGCTCGAAGCACCCGGATGCTACAGCAAGCCCCGGGTGAATCTGAAAGATATCGAAGACGGCCGCCATTTCCCGCGCATGGATGGAAAGAAGGTCTTTGTGAATGCCATTCAGAAAATGCCGGAAGTGATCGGCGAGGTCCTAGCCAAGACGGGGCACAAGATCGAAGACATCGACTTGTTCATTGCGCATCAGGCCAATCTTCGGATCTGCGACGCGGTGGCCCAACGCCTCGGACTGCCCCCCGAGAAGATGTACAACAACATCCAGCGCTACGGGAACACTACCGCTGCTTCGATTCCGCTCGCACTGGATGAATGCGTTCGCGCCGGGCGGGTGAAGAAAGGCGATCTCCTCTGCTTCGCCGCTTTCGGCGCCGGCTACACCTGGGGCGCCGCGCTCCTGCGCTGGTAG
- the trpB gene encoding tryptophan synthase subunit beta: MGKSKTVPDRLGRFGPYGGRYAPETLMAALNEVERAYRSIAQIGSFRKQLNHYLKEFAGRPTPLYFAERMTKDLGGAKIYLKREDLCHTGAHKINNTLGQVLLAKRMGKKRIVAETGAGQHGVATATACALLGLPCEIYMGSVDIERQKINVFRMQILGAKVHSVSSGSKTLKDAINEAFRDWVTNVATTHYVLGSVVGPHPFPMIVRDFQSVIGREARKQILDARGRLPRAVVACVGGGSNAMGIFSGFLRDRAVRLIGVEAGGDGKRHGATLAHGRPGILHGAMSYLLQDENGQIRDTHSIAPGLDYPGVGPEHSYLKDTRRAEYVTVTDREALDSFRYLSRMEGILPALEPSHAVAHVRKIARRFSKSDAIVICLSGRGDKDCETVSGFLGMRDGDRGK, translated from the coding sequence GTGGGCAAGAGTAAGACCGTCCCCGACCGGCTTGGGCGCTTCGGTCCCTACGGCGGGCGCTACGCCCCCGAGACGCTCATGGCGGCACTTAACGAAGTAGAACGAGCTTATCGTTCCATCGCACAAATTGGGTCTTTCAGGAAACAGCTCAACCATTACTTGAAGGAGTTCGCGGGTCGTCCCACACCGCTTTATTTCGCCGAACGGATGACCAAAGACCTTGGCGGCGCAAAGATCTACCTCAAGCGCGAGGACCTCTGCCACACGGGCGCCCACAAGATCAACAACACGCTGGGACAGGTCTTGCTGGCGAAACGCATGGGCAAGAAACGTATTGTTGCGGAGACGGGCGCGGGGCAGCACGGCGTGGCCACCGCCACGGCATGTGCGCTTCTGGGACTGCCGTGCGAGATCTACATGGGATCGGTGGACATCGAGCGCCAGAAAATCAACGTCTTCCGGATGCAGATTCTCGGCGCGAAGGTCCATTCCGTTTCTTCCGGATCGAAGACGCTCAAGGATGCCATCAATGAGGCCTTTCGGGATTGGGTGACGAATGTGGCGACGACGCATTACGTGCTCGGCTCGGTCGTTGGCCCGCATCCCTTCCCGATGATCGTCCGGGATTTTCAGAGCGTGATCGGTCGGGAGGCACGGAAGCAGATTCTTGACGCGCGAGGCCGGTTGCCGCGCGCCGTCGTGGCGTGCGTGGGGGGGGGGAGCAACGCGATGGGGATTTTCTCCGGTTTCCTGCGCGACCGCGCAGTTCGACTGATCGGTGTGGAGGCGGGCGGCGACGGGAAGAGGCATGGCGCTACACTGGCCCATGGAAGACCCGGCATTCTCCACGGCGCCATGAGTTACCTACTCCAGGATGAGAACGGCCAAATTCGGGACACCCACTCCATTGCCCCGGGGCTGGACTATCCTGGGGTGGGTCCTGAACACAGCTACCTCAAAGACACCCGGCGGGCCGAGTACGTGACCGTGACAGACCGTGAGGCCCTCGATTCCTTCCGGTATCTTTCGCGAATGGAAGGCATTCTTCCCGCGCTCGAACCCTCCCACGCCGTGGCGCATGTCCGGAAGATTGCGCGACGTTTTTCCAAGTCGGACGCCATCGTCATCTGCTTGTCGGGCCGGGGGGATAAGGATTGCGAAACCGTTTCGGGGTTTCTGGGCATGAGAGATGGGGACCGAGGCAAATGA